In a genomic window of Streptomyces sp. NBC_01142:
- a CDS encoding 2OG-Fe(II) oxygenase: protein MSTPTKRPRADWSALAEEIDEYGCALTPPVLTPAQCRSVAELYDETDRFRSTVDMARYRFGSGQYRYFAAPLPALVQELRETFYPRLLPIARDWAERLGRPAPWPDSLAEWLAMCHEAGQTKSSQILLRYGAEDWNALHRDLFGDAVFPLQVVIGLDEPQVDYTGGEFLLVEQRPRAQSRGTATLLKQGHALIFTTRDRPVRSQRGWSASPVRHGVSAVRSGKRHSLGLVFHEAS from the coding sequence ATGAGCACCCCCACGAAGCGGCCTCGCGCCGACTGGAGTGCCCTCGCCGAAGAGATCGACGAGTACGGCTGCGCGCTGACGCCGCCGGTTCTCACCCCCGCCCAGTGCCGGTCCGTCGCGGAGCTGTACGACGAGACGGACCGATTCCGCTCCACCGTCGACATGGCCCGCTACCGCTTCGGCTCCGGCCAGTACCGTTACTTCGCCGCGCCGCTGCCCGCGCTCGTTCAGGAGCTGCGGGAGACGTTCTACCCCCGTCTGCTGCCGATAGCCCGCGACTGGGCCGAGCGCCTCGGCCGGCCGGCACCCTGGCCGGATAGCCTGGCGGAGTGGCTGGCCATGTGCCACGAGGCCGGACAGACCAAGTCGTCGCAGATCCTGCTGCGGTACGGCGCCGAGGACTGGAACGCCCTGCACCGCGACCTGTTCGGCGATGCCGTCTTCCCCCTCCAGGTCGTCATCGGCCTCGACGAGCCTCAAGTCGACTACACAGGGGGAGAGTTCCTGCTCGTCGAGCAGCGGCCGCGGGCGCAGTCGCGCGGCACGGCGACGCTGCTGAAGCAGGGCCACGCCCTGATCTTCACCACCCGCGACCGCCCGGTCCGCTCACAGCGCGGCTGGTCGGCCTCCCCGGTGCGCCACGGGGTCAGCGCGGTGCGCTCGGGGAAGCGGCACTCACTGGGCCTGGTCTTCCACGAGGCGTCGTGA
- a CDS encoding MbtH family NRPS accessory protein, with amino-acid sequence MAEVNDEITYVVVVNGEEQYSIWVSGRELPDGWRQVGVTGTKQECLSHIEEVWTDMRPLSLRRSMAQSR; translated from the coding sequence ATGGCAGAAGTCAACGATGAGATCACTTACGTCGTGGTAGTGAACGGCGAGGAGCAGTATTCGATCTGGGTGTCCGGCCGTGAATTGCCGGACGGCTGGCGACAGGTCGGCGTGACGGGTACGAAGCAGGAATGTCTGTCCCATATTGAAGAAGTGTGGACTGACATGCGCCCCTTGAGCCTTCGCCGGTCGATGGCCCAGTCGCGGTAA
- a CDS encoding LuxR C-terminal-related transcriptional regulator — MSGTAIDQWFTGRQRELNILAKAVRNLHKRPRLIKMPGEAGIGKTRLLTEFLALAAENSGTTVIGSTAAEDQHGPFDTLTSVLGTPAPGAPAAPHQSRAPLAELAGPGGLVLVVDDLHEATHGINVALEQLLRHPPLTNLLVVLAYRSRGIANRLLAALGTAQSHWDIEDLPLGALGSEAAEQLYPEHLCGQHQMTLHQHSGGNPRYLHLLMALCQGKSCRGESILRAGIELPHEVTAPILMDLDRLSGTARVVAQAAAVVGDAFDLELTTLVAELDRATVLVAIDELLAFDLVEAENVPGCFRFRHPVLRGVAYRSAPDGWRLGAHARAVEALRSRNQPAVRIAEHVERVGDDGPDSVAVLIAAGRAIDLSAPDTAASWYRTALRLLGDRPEHHEQRLELLTSLARGAILTGRLDDGREALDRRDELLKGGMDGSAGAAAAVECRAQLALYAGRYTEARAMLRLAIAHGDPAANVTRLRLALAATTVWDTGWEWSEDALLGAAGSGDHMLQVLALGVHAIASLAKGSSVVAHRSAGEAAQLIDRQPDDQLARRLDAVCYVGWAEIHLERYAQAIRHFTRGLALSRPYGQWQPMVPLLVGLGTAHLRRGHLESAQAQAEQAIRLAQNHGCEDLLAMALTLRAQIALAVGATLNSLADSRAASSAVTPDSPRWRQARLTQAAALLANGQPAECLEAVLDAGGGASLLDLPLWDHPRAYDLMSRAELVRDRPDEARVRAEQVRISAEALGLPGVIGLAAAALARVAVCPAEALAHALRAIDAGTTNDQPLEAGKGHLLASRALLALGEPARAEKHLDAAESTAVSSGAGDLLPAVRALRAEMSARVPAAPVPPEEQYMLSQREFEIANLVSQGRTNRQIARQLEVSHKTVETHLGRIFTKLSVSSRAEIANMVGRASVIARPRRTAAVR, encoded by the coding sequence TTGTCCGGCACAGCGATCGACCAGTGGTTCACCGGACGGCAGCGAGAATTGAACATCCTCGCGAAGGCAGTCCGTAATCTGCACAAGCGGCCCAGGCTCATCAAGATGCCCGGCGAAGCGGGCATCGGGAAAACCAGGCTGCTGACCGAATTCCTGGCGCTCGCGGCTGAGAATTCCGGCACGACCGTGATCGGCAGCACCGCCGCCGAGGACCAGCACGGCCCTTTCGACACACTGACATCGGTGCTCGGCACCCCGGCGCCCGGAGCCCCGGCAGCACCGCACCAGTCCCGCGCCCCGCTGGCGGAGCTCGCCGGACCGGGCGGACTGGTGCTGGTAGTCGATGACCTTCACGAGGCGACGCACGGGATCAACGTCGCTCTGGAGCAGTTACTGCGCCACCCACCGCTGACGAACCTGCTTGTGGTACTGGCCTACCGGTCTCGCGGTATCGCGAACCGACTGCTCGCCGCGCTGGGCACCGCGCAATCCCACTGGGACATCGAGGACCTCCCCCTGGGAGCGCTCGGCAGCGAGGCGGCCGAGCAGTTGTATCCGGAACATCTGTGCGGCCAGCATCAGATGACCCTGCACCAGCACAGCGGCGGCAACCCGCGCTATCTGCATCTCCTCATGGCGCTGTGCCAGGGCAAGAGCTGCCGTGGTGAGTCGATTCTGCGGGCGGGTATCGAGCTCCCGCACGAGGTCACCGCGCCGATCCTGATGGACCTGGACAGGCTGTCCGGCACTGCCCGGGTGGTCGCCCAGGCGGCAGCGGTGGTGGGTGATGCCTTCGATCTGGAACTGACCACGCTGGTCGCGGAACTGGACCGTGCGACCGTGCTCGTCGCGATCGACGAACTGCTGGCCTTCGACCTGGTCGAGGCGGAGAACGTGCCCGGCTGTTTCCGCTTCCGTCATCCGGTTCTCCGCGGTGTCGCCTACCGGTCGGCGCCGGACGGATGGCGGCTGGGCGCCCACGCCCGTGCCGTCGAGGCACTGCGCAGCCGGAACCAGCCGGCCGTCCGCATCGCCGAACACGTCGAGCGGGTGGGCGACGACGGCCCGGACAGCGTCGCCGTGCTGATCGCCGCGGGCCGGGCGATCGATCTGAGTGCTCCGGACACCGCGGCCTCCTGGTACCGCACCGCGTTGCGCCTGCTCGGCGACCGTCCGGAGCACCATGAGCAGCGCTTGGAGCTGCTGACCTCACTGGCTCGCGGCGCCATACTGACCGGACGGCTCGATGACGGCCGGGAAGCGCTGGACCGCCGTGACGAGCTGCTCAAGGGCGGCATGGATGGCTCCGCCGGCGCCGCTGCGGCCGTGGAGTGCCGTGCGCAACTCGCCCTGTATGCCGGCCGGTACACCGAAGCACGTGCGATGCTGCGGCTGGCCATCGCGCATGGGGACCCCGCGGCAAACGTGACGCGGCTGCGCCTGGCCCTGGCAGCCACCACCGTGTGGGACACCGGCTGGGAGTGGTCCGAGGACGCATTGCTCGGCGCGGCCGGCAGCGGCGATCACATGCTGCAAGTACTCGCGCTCGGCGTCCACGCCATTGCCTCGTTGGCCAAGGGCTCGTCCGTGGTGGCTCACCGCAGCGCCGGGGAAGCCGCACAGCTGATCGACCGGCAGCCCGACGATCAGCTGGCCCGCAGGCTCGACGCGGTGTGCTACGTGGGCTGGGCGGAGATCCATCTCGAACGGTATGCGCAGGCCATCCGGCACTTCACCAGGGGGCTGGCCCTCAGCAGGCCCTACGGCCAGTGGCAGCCGATGGTGCCGCTGCTGGTCGGTCTCGGCACGGCGCATCTGCGCCGGGGGCACCTGGAGAGCGCCCAGGCGCAGGCCGAGCAGGCGATCCGGCTCGCGCAGAACCACGGCTGCGAAGACCTGCTGGCGATGGCGCTGACCCTCCGAGCGCAGATCGCCCTCGCCGTGGGAGCCACGCTGAACTCACTCGCGGACAGCCGGGCGGCGAGCAGTGCGGTGACCCCGGACAGCCCGAGGTGGAGGCAGGCCCGGCTGACGCAAGCCGCTGCACTGCTGGCGAACGGCCAACCCGCCGAATGTCTGGAGGCGGTCCTCGACGCGGGCGGCGGTGCCTCGCTCCTCGATCTGCCGCTCTGGGACCACCCGAGGGCGTACGACCTGATGAGCCGGGCAGAACTGGTCAGGGACCGCCCGGACGAAGCCCGGGTCCGGGCCGAGCAGGTGCGGATCTCCGCCGAGGCGCTCGGACTGCCCGGCGTCATCGGGCTGGCCGCCGCGGCGCTCGCCCGGGTCGCCGTCTGCCCGGCCGAGGCACTGGCCCATGCCCTGCGGGCCATCGACGCCGGGACGACGAACGACCAGCCACTGGAAGCGGGGAAGGGGCATCTCCTGGCGTCCCGTGCACTGCTGGCGTTGGGGGAACCCGCCAGAGCCGAGAAGCACCTGGACGCTGCGGAGTCGACGGCCGTCAGCAGCGGTGCGGGTGATCTGCTGCCGGCGGTGCGCGCGCTGCGGGCCGAGATGAGCGCCAGGGTACCGGCGGCCCCTGTGCCGCCGGAGGAGCAGTACATGCTGAGCCAGCGGGAGTTCGAGATCGCCAACCTGGTCAGTCAGGGCAGGACGAACCGGCAGATCGCCCGGCAGCTCGAGGTCAGCCACAAGACCGTGGAAACCCATCTGGGCCGGATTTTCACCAAGCTCAGTGTCTCCTCGCGGGCCGAGATCGCCAACATGGTCGGCCGGGCCTCTGTGATCGCCAGGCCCCGCCGGACGGCCGCTGTTCGTTAG
- a CDS encoding transketolase: MTAPTQRSDVACADRAYRVRERILQMGATEHGAHIGGSLSCTDVLVHLYTEVLRLRPAEPEWPDRDRFVLSKGHAAPALYAVLAEVGIIDPDELETYTQQGSRLAGHPLRRLPGVEFPTGSLGHGLSLGAGVAVAMRRLGRDSRAFVLLGDGELQEGSVWEAAMMASQYRLDNLVAVVDRNGLQITGDTEDCIALEPLAERWRSFGWNAVEVDGHDHAALRAVFDALPGTSGRPTVVIAKTVKGRGVALFEGKKKSHSVQLTPRLYQRAKAGLRAGRQS; encoded by the coding sequence ATGACCGCCCCGACCCAACGATCAGACGTCGCATGCGCCGACCGTGCCTACCGGGTCAGGGAACGCATCCTTCAGATGGGCGCGACCGAGCACGGGGCGCACATCGGCGGCAGCCTGTCGTGTACGGACGTACTCGTACACCTCTACACGGAGGTGCTGCGGCTGCGGCCGGCCGAACCCGAATGGCCGGACCGTGACCGGTTCGTGCTCAGCAAGGGGCACGCCGCGCCTGCTCTCTACGCCGTGCTGGCAGAAGTCGGCATCATCGATCCGGACGAGCTGGAGACCTACACCCAGCAGGGCAGCAGGCTCGCGGGACACCCGTTGCGCCGGCTGCCGGGGGTGGAGTTCCCCACGGGGTCACTGGGCCATGGCCTGTCCCTGGGCGCCGGCGTCGCGGTGGCGATGCGCCGACTCGGGCGTGACAGCCGGGCCTTCGTTCTCCTCGGTGACGGCGAACTGCAGGAGGGTTCGGTCTGGGAGGCGGCGATGATGGCCTCCCAGTACCGGCTGGACAACCTGGTCGCGGTGGTGGACCGCAACGGTCTGCAGATCACCGGCGATACCGAGGACTGCATCGCGCTGGAGCCGCTGGCCGAGCGGTGGCGCAGCTTCGGCTGGAACGCCGTCGAGGTGGACGGGCACGATCACGCCGCCCTGCGAGCGGTCTTCGACGCACTGCCCGGCACATCGGGCCGTCCGACGGTAGTGATCGCCAAAACCGTCAAGGGGCGCGGTGTCGCCCTGTTCGAAGGCAAGAAGAAGAGCCATTCCGTTCAGCTCACGCCGCGGCTGTACCAGCGTGCGAAGGCAGGCCTCAGAGCAGGTAGGCAGTCATGA
- the lysX gene encoding lysine biosynthesis protein LysX, translating to MTAERKKLAVLTSRVRLEERLLLAELRRRNIEFDQIDARKFTVRLNNQERLHLPYAGALSREISHTRNYYACRLLEHAGVPVVNSSSVIGLCGDKLLTTLALRDGGLPTIRALVGLTPDPVLEELDDFGYPAVVKPLTGSWGRLAARMHDHEQAEALLEHRAALSGPQHQITYIQEYVDKPDRDIKAYVFGGEVIGAIYKVRHDHWRTNTARGGQAENCPLTDELVKLLQDTANAIGEGVLGVDVIEHRDGRLFVNEVNHTPEFHGAIEVLGVDLVGAYVDYVISQLKLWGDR from the coding sequence GTGACCGCAGAACGAAAGAAGCTGGCCGTACTCACCTCGAGAGTACGACTGGAGGAGCGGCTGCTCCTCGCTGAGCTGCGCAGGCGCAACATCGAGTTCGACCAGATCGACGCCCGGAAGTTCACCGTCCGGCTGAACAACCAGGAGCGTCTGCACCTGCCTTACGCGGGAGCGCTCAGCCGGGAGATCTCCCACACCAGGAACTACTACGCCTGCCGACTGCTGGAGCATGCCGGAGTGCCGGTCGTGAACAGCTCCAGCGTCATCGGCCTGTGCGGCGACAAGCTGCTCACCACACTCGCTCTGCGGGACGGCGGCCTGCCCACGATCCGCGCTCTGGTCGGCCTGACTCCGGATCCGGTGCTGGAGGAGCTGGACGACTTCGGCTACCCGGCGGTGGTCAAGCCGCTCACGGGTTCCTGGGGCCGGCTGGCCGCGCGGATGCACGACCACGAGCAGGCCGAGGCACTGCTGGAGCACCGGGCCGCGCTGTCCGGACCGCAGCACCAGATCACGTACATCCAGGAGTATGTGGACAAGCCCGACCGCGACATCAAGGCCTATGTGTTCGGTGGCGAGGTGATCGGCGCGATCTACAAGGTGCGGCACGACCACTGGCGCACCAATACCGCGCGTGGCGGCCAGGCCGAGAACTGCCCGCTCACCGACGAACTGGTCAAGCTGCTGCAGGACACGGCGAACGCGATCGGCGAAGGTGTCCTGGGTGTGGACGTCATCGAGCACCGCGACGGCCGCCTCTTCGTCAACGAGGTCAACCACACGCCGGAGTTCCACGGTGCGATCGAGGTGCTCGGAGTGGATCTGGTCGGCGCGTACGTCGACTACGTGATCAGCCAGTTGAAGCTGTGGGGTGACCGGTGA
- a CDS encoding DegT/DnrJ/EryC1/StrS aminotransferase family protein has product MSDAVKLAMFGGSRTVGKQDVSKALVGWPVVTDQEQDALRGVLDRGLFTSNDAGRGEVSALQQEWAQYVGTQYCAAVANGTAALELSLAALDIEPGSEVLVPALTFIGSAAPIVQRQLVPVFVDIDPVTYTMDPVAAEKAVTGRTRALIAVHLHGLPCDMGALRALADRHGLYVIEDAAQAQGAEYGGRRAGSLGDINAVSLNAVKNLPTCGEGGLVTTNDENLHERVVLRRQFGEDLRPGRERDYISRVLAGNEKMSAVQAAFTRCQLSRLDSDSAARDRVVRRFLGRLSALPGVIAPTCPDDRTHAWHILRLRFDPAAAGFPELPAGQFRAMLQRALRAEGVPLQSYQIVPLPGQPAFQHLGVPIADYQVSMAVIDESVTLQRWHLNPNCGPVLDLCASAFEKVWARLDELAPLAAAMNHRPPWHQVMSGAAR; this is encoded by the coding sequence ATGAGCGATGCCGTCAAACTGGCCATGTTCGGCGGGAGCCGTACGGTTGGCAAGCAGGACGTCAGCAAAGCGCTGGTCGGCTGGCCGGTGGTGACAGACCAGGAACAGGATGCGCTGCGCGGCGTCCTCGACCGTGGCCTGTTCACCTCCAACGACGCGGGCCGGGGCGAAGTCAGCGCATTGCAGCAGGAGTGGGCGCAGTACGTCGGCACCCAGTACTGCGCCGCTGTGGCGAACGGAACGGCGGCGCTGGAACTGTCGTTGGCGGCCCTGGACATCGAGCCGGGGTCGGAAGTCCTGGTGCCCGCACTGACCTTCATCGGCAGCGCGGCGCCGATCGTGCAGCGGCAACTGGTGCCGGTGTTCGTCGACATCGACCCGGTCACCTACACGATGGACCCGGTCGCGGCCGAGAAGGCCGTCACCGGGCGGACCAGGGCGCTCATCGCCGTACACCTGCACGGACTGCCCTGCGACATGGGCGCGCTGCGGGCGCTGGCCGACAGGCACGGCCTGTATGTGATCGAGGACGCGGCGCAGGCCCAGGGTGCCGAATACGGCGGACGGCGGGCCGGATCGCTCGGTGACATCAACGCGGTCAGCCTCAACGCGGTGAAGAACCTGCCGACCTGCGGCGAGGGCGGGCTGGTGACCACCAACGACGAGAACCTGCATGAACGTGTGGTGCTGCGCCGCCAGTTCGGCGAGGATCTGCGCCCCGGCCGCGAACGCGACTACATCTCACGGGTGCTCGCGGGCAACGAGAAGATGAGCGCGGTGCAAGCCGCCTTCACCCGCTGTCAACTGAGCCGCCTCGACAGCGACTCGGCCGCGCGCGACCGGGTGGTGCGCCGCTTCCTCGGCAGGCTGAGCGCCCTGCCGGGGGTGATCGCGCCGACCTGCCCCGACGACCGCACCCACGCCTGGCACATCCTGCGGCTGCGCTTCGATCCGGCCGCCGCGGGATTCCCCGAGCTGCCGGCCGGCCAGTTCCGGGCGATGCTGCAGCGAGCGCTGCGTGCGGAGGGCGTGCCGCTGCAGTCCTACCAGATCGTGCCGTTGCCCGGACAGCCGGCATTCCAGCACCTGGGTGTGCCGATCGCCGACTACCAGGTCAGCATGGCGGTGATCGACGAATCGGTCACCCTGCAGCGCTGGCACCTGAATCCGAACTGCGGCCCGGTGCTGGATCTCTGCGCGAGTGCCTTCGAGAAGGTGTGGGCACGGCTGGACGAGCTGGCGCCGCTGGCCGCCGCGATGAACCACCGACCGCCCTGGCACCAGGTGATGAGCGGAGCGGCACGATGA
- a CDS encoding M20/M25/M40 family metallo-hydrolase, protein MTWPAPGDETELLRAMVEIPSFSGEEGELAAMLAERMAAAGFDTHVDAVGNVHGAVGDPDGPEVMLLGHIDTVRGSLPVRLDGDVLSGRGSVDAKGPLATMICAAARLADSIPARLVVIGAAGEEATSHGARHLLHLPAPDALIIGEPSGVHSIGIGYKGVFRFRMDFTQPPAHTSSDQATAAEVAFEFWNALTARLAADHAETSPLFERALPTIVAMSADLERAALEISCRIPIGFDVGAFTSWLSDGEGRRVTVVEEVPAVRSARTDPVVRAISAAVSARGARAVPKLKLGTSDWNVVGRYWQVPTAAYGPGNSRLCHSVDEHIEIPEYLAAIDVLTDALPRLVDSLRSIPTPGGAARAGNGASDRDRRTKEAGRTHLESTTGGAAAPR, encoded by the coding sequence ATGACCTGGCCGGCCCCCGGCGACGAGACCGAACTGTTGCGGGCCATGGTGGAGATCCCCTCCTTCTCCGGAGAGGAGGGGGAGCTGGCCGCCATGCTGGCCGAGCGCATGGCCGCAGCGGGTTTCGACACGCACGTCGACGCGGTCGGGAACGTGCACGGGGCGGTCGGCGATCCGGACGGCCCTGAAGTGATGCTGCTCGGGCACATCGACACGGTGCGCGGATCGCTCCCCGTACGGCTGGACGGCGATGTTCTCTCCGGCCGGGGCTCGGTGGACGCGAAGGGCCCGCTGGCCACGATGATCTGCGCCGCCGCCAGACTCGCGGACAGCATCCCTGCGCGCCTCGTGGTGATCGGTGCCGCCGGCGAGGAAGCCACGTCCCACGGTGCCAGGCATCTGCTGCATCTGCCGGCGCCCGACGCATTGATCATCGGTGAGCCCAGCGGGGTGCATTCCATCGGCATCGGTTACAAGGGCGTATTCCGCTTCCGGATGGACTTCACCCAGCCCCCGGCCCACACCAGCTCCGACCAGGCGACCGCGGCCGAGGTCGCGTTCGAGTTCTGGAACGCGCTGACTGCCAGGCTGGCCGCGGACCACGCCGAGACCTCACCGCTGTTCGAGCGCGCGCTGCCGACGATCGTCGCCATGAGCGCGGATCTCGAACGGGCCGCCCTCGAGATCTCCTGCCGGATCCCCATCGGGTTCGACGTCGGAGCGTTCACGTCCTGGCTCAGTGACGGAGAAGGACGCCGGGTCACCGTGGTCGAGGAGGTGCCGGCCGTCCGCTCGGCCCGCACCGACCCCGTGGTGCGGGCCATCAGCGCGGCCGTGTCCGCCCGCGGTGCGCGCGCCGTCCCGAAGCTGAAGCTCGGCACCTCGGACTGGAACGTGGTCGGACGGTACTGGCAGGTGCCGACCGCGGCGTACGGGCCGGGCAACTCCCGGCTTTGCCACAGTGTCGACGAACACATCGAGATACCCGAATACCTGGCCGCCATCGATGTGTTGACCGATGCGTTGCCACGGCTCGTCGATTCGCTGCGCTCGATTCCGACACCCGGAGGCGCCGCGCGAGCGGGAAATGGAGCGTCAGATCGTGACCGCAGAACGAAAGAAGCTGGCCGTACTCACCTCGAGAGTACGACTGGAGGAGCGGCTGCTCCTCGCTGA
- a CDS encoding AlkA N-terminal domain-containing protein — translation MTIEDSRYEAVSSKDARFDGVFFFAVSTTGIYCRPSCPAVTPKRQNVSFYRTAAAAQGAGFRACRRCRPDAVPGSAEWNARADVVGRAMRLIGDGIVDREGVAGLATRLGYSARQVQRQLNAELGAGPIALARAQRGHTARVLLQTTTMQTAEIAFAAGFASVRQFNDTMREIYAATPSELRSARTGRTSRFGPIAQENGAAAGVPLRLAYRGPYASVEVFDYLGSRAITGIEEIVGERGSRIYRRTLRLPGGSGIAEVGEQTGPGGWLACRLHLTDLRDLTTATQRMRRLFDLDADPCAVADRLGADPSLAPLVAARPGLRAPGTADPHELAVRAVLGDRRLGDALVAAYGQRLCEPSGGLTHLFPQPDALAEAPLDEAGLEALAMPDARRATLRTLTAALAEGAIALDPGAARDETERELLALPGIGPWTAGYIRMRALGDPDVLLSGDAAVRAGMRRAGSTTADAQGWRPWSSYAMHHFWNTP, via the coding sequence ATGACGATCGAGGACAGCAGGTACGAGGCGGTGAGCAGCAAAGATGCCCGGTTCGACGGGGTGTTCTTCTTCGCCGTGTCCACCACCGGGATCTACTGCCGGCCCAGTTGCCCCGCGGTCACCCCCAAGCGCCAGAACGTGTCGTTCTACCGGACCGCCGCAGCGGCACAGGGCGCGGGCTTCCGGGCCTGCCGTCGCTGCCGCCCCGACGCCGTGCCCGGCTCCGCCGAGTGGAACGCCCGCGCCGATGTCGTCGGCCGCGCCATGCGGCTGATCGGCGACGGGATCGTGGACCGGGAGGGTGTGGCGGGTCTCGCCACCCGGCTGGGGTACAGCGCCCGGCAGGTGCAGCGGCAGCTGAACGCCGAACTCGGCGCGGGCCCCATCGCGCTGGCGCGGGCGCAGCGCGGTCACACCGCGCGCGTCCTGCTCCAGACGACCACGATGCAGACGGCGGAGATCGCGTTCGCGGCCGGGTTCGCGAGTGTGCGGCAGTTCAACGACACCATGCGGGAGATCTACGCGGCCACCCCCAGCGAACTCCGCTCCGCGAGGACCGGGCGCACCTCGCGCTTCGGCCCCATCGCCCAGGAGAACGGGGCCGCCGCCGGAGTCCCGCTGCGGCTGGCCTACCGCGGCCCCTACGCCTCCGTGGAGGTCTTCGACTACCTCGGCAGCCGCGCGATCACGGGGATCGAAGAGATCGTCGGCGAGCGCGGCTCCCGGATCTACCGCAGGACCCTCCGGCTGCCCGGCGGGTCCGGTATCGCCGAGGTCGGCGAACAGACAGGCCCCGGAGGCTGGCTCGCATGCCGGCTGCACCTCACGGACCTGCGCGACCTGACGACGGCCACCCAGCGGATGCGCCGCCTCTTCGACCTGGACGCCGACCCGTGCGCCGTCGCCGACCGGCTCGGCGCCGACCCGTCCCTGGCCCCGCTCGTCGCCGCCCGCCCGGGGCTGCGAGCCCCGGGGACCGCCGACCCCCACGAACTCGCCGTACGGGCGGTGCTGGGCGACCGACGGCTCGGCGACGCACTGGTGGCGGCGTACGGGCAGCGGCTGTGTGAGCCGAGCGGCGGTCTCACCCATCTGTTCCCGCAGCCGGACGCCCTCGCCGAGGCCCCTCTGGACGAGGCCGGTCTGGAGGCACTCGCGATGCCCGACGCGCGCCGCGCCACGCTCCGTACCCTCACCGCAGCACTCGCCGAGGGCGCGATCGCCCTCGACCCCGGCGCCGCCCGGGACGAGACCGAACGAGAGCTGCTCGCCCTGCCCGGCATCGGCCCGTGGACGGCCGGCTACATCCGGATGCGCGCGCTCGGCGACCCCGACGTCCTGCTGTCCGGGGACGCGGCGGTCCGGGCCGGGATGCGACGCGCGGGATCGACGACGGCCGACGCCCAAGGGTGGCGGCCCTGGAGTTCGTACGCCATGCACCACTTCTGGAACACGCCATGA
- a CDS encoding 2OG-Fe dioxygenase family protein: protein MGAFGVAASNFMGNPVEGLAAATVRRGFTVLEGANLRPLLSADELDAFSRFWNDLPLDEALIDGGKYRYRRYGRLRVEIGGDGPEFEVLPHKTFRQDGIPLWKGADREFAPIEEKALLHPGMTALVGFDTELATTISGQRSWELGIHQIRMVARRDEVGLPTPEGRHRDGHCYIGMHLIRREDCIGGESTVYPENGEAARLTLTDPLDSIFVDDRLVTHEVSPTQAVSETGIRDMLLVDINPLGGGE, encoded by the coding sequence ATGGGGGCCTTCGGTGTGGCCGCGAGCAACTTCATGGGAAACCCGGTGGAAGGGCTTGCCGCGGCGACCGTTCGGCGCGGTTTCACGGTGTTGGAGGGAGCAAACCTTCGCCCGTTGCTGTCGGCAGACGAACTCGACGCATTCAGCCGGTTCTGGAACGACCTTCCGCTCGATGAAGCGCTGATCGACGGCGGAAAGTACCGGTACCGACGATATGGGCGGCTGCGAGTGGAGATCGGTGGCGACGGCCCCGAATTCGAGGTGTTGCCGCACAAGACCTTCCGGCAGGACGGCATTCCGCTGTGGAAGGGCGCGGATCGCGAATTCGCGCCCATCGAGGAGAAGGCGCTGCTGCACCCCGGTATGACCGCGCTGGTCGGTTTCGACACCGAACTGGCCACCACGATCTCCGGACAGCGAAGCTGGGAGCTGGGGATCCACCAGATCCGTATGGTCGCCCGCCGCGACGAGGTCGGTCTGCCGACGCCCGAGGGCCGGCACCGGGACGGTCATTGCTATATCGGAATGCATCTGATCCGCCGCGAGGACTGCATCGGCGGAGAATCCACGGTGTACCCCGAGAACGGTGAGGCGGCGCGTCTGACGCTGACCGATCCGCTGGACTCGATCTTTGTTGACGACCGGCTGGTCACCCACGAGGTGTCGCCGACGCAGGCGGTGAGCGAAACCGGCATCCGCGACATGCTGCTGGTCGACATCAATCCCCTCGGCGGCGGCGAATGA
- a CDS encoding DUF350 domain-containing protein, with product MSDIVNGLGRASAYGALGVVLLILGIVLIDLLTPGKLGRQIWEDRNRNAALLLSSALLGIGGIVFTSIWTTYDNFGKGLASTAAFGLLGLVMMAVAFLMVDLVTPGKLGATLVEPEPHPAVWVTASCNIAVSAIVSASIA from the coding sequence ATGAGCGACATCGTCAACGGACTTGGCCGCGCGAGCGCGTACGGCGCCCTCGGTGTGGTCCTCCTGATCCTCGGCATCGTCCTGATCGACCTGCTGACGCCCGGAAAACTCGGCCGGCAGATATGGGAGGACCGCAACCGCAACGCCGCACTACTGCTGAGCTCCGCGCTGCTGGGCATCGGCGGCATCGTGTTCACCTCGATCTGGACGACGTACGACAACTTCGGCAAGGGCCTGGCATCGACCGCCGCGTTCGGTCTGCTGGGCCTGGTGATGATGGCGGTGGCCTTCCTGATGGTGGACCTGGTCACGCCGGGCAAGCTGGGCGCGACCCTGGTCGAGCCGGAGCCGCACCCGGCGGTGTGGGTGACCGCCTCCTGCAACATCGCGGTGTCGGCGATCGTCTCGGCGTCGATCGCCTGA